TCTAGCCGGGCTTGCGTTGTCACGGGGGATCTATTATACAGGGTAGATAGCCTGTCAACTAGGGAATGATTCGTGGCCAAGGAAGACATGTCCAGTGTTTCTAGGTATCAAGAAATCCACATTTAGTTGTATTGGTAAGTTTCTAAGCTCATGTTCTTGTTTTAAATACCTCAGCATCCGACTAGTCGCTAATTGAAGAAATACTACCATATAATACCTGGAATATTGACTCCAAAGTCCATCGGTCCATCATGGTCAACTTGAAAACATCATAAATACACCATAACTGGCCAGGCGAATCCCTACGGTAGTAGTTAAAGTGTCGAATCTCTCGATGGCAGTTCCCCTGCCGTCGCCACAATTTTTATATGCTCATCTGGGTTCTGAAGGAGCGTTTTGAAGCCCTTCTCCACGAGTTCTTCCAACGCAATACGCCGCGTTATCATGCGCTCCACACCGGCAAATCTTCCTGTCTCATAGTTAGCCGTGCTCAATAGCATATAATTTCTATCAATACCTTCCGTAAATGCAGCCACAGTAGCTTTAAAGTCAGCGTCATCATAAGCCAGGAAAGACTTATATGTCAATTCCTTCCGCATAAAATACATAGCTGGCAATGAGATCTGCAAAACAAATTAGCGACATATGCAGCAAATAAATATCAAAGTAGTCATACTGCAGATTTCGGCACCGCCAGATTTACATATAAACCATGAAACCTCAGGCTATCACACGCAGCTTCTAGCCCTTTCTGGGATCCAGCACAATCAAACACCAACCCTATACCACTTCCATTCGAGAGACTCCTACACTCCGAACCCACATTGACCTCGATCGGATCAAAAGTAGCCTGCACTAGATCTTGGAGGAACTCCCTGCGACGACGGGCTGTTTCAGAGACGTAGATCTGATCTGCGCCCCATGCCCTTAACACAAAAACCGTGGCTACACCTACCGGGCCACCACCTATAACCAGAATAGGTAGACCCTTGAAGCCCTTGACACCGGAGCATCGAACGGCATGCCAGGCCACAGCGAGGGGCTCAATAAGGGTAGCTGTGGCCATGTCAATATTGTCAGGGATCTGATGAAGCATAGCCGGTGGCACGGCAACTTTCTCAGAGAAGCCACCCCCTCCTCCGGAGAGGCCTAGGAAGCCTAGGGACTGGCAGCAGTTCGTGACGGATGAAGTACATGCCGTGCAGGATGAACAATAGTATCGAGGGTCGACGATGACTGCCTGTCCCGGGGAAAGTGACGATGTCGATGGCGCTTGAATAATGCGTCCAGAGAGCTCATGGCCAAGCGTTACTGGGAGAATATCGCCAGTGAGGGGGTGTGGTCCGGTGCGTGTGTGGGGTATCGACATAGGGCCTTGGAAGCGGTTAGTCATATGTAGCTGTCGAAGAATTGAGGTCGGAGGTAATATGGTCTAGACCTTACCTTGAACATATTCGTTGATATCACTTCCACATATCCCGCACCA
This DNA window, taken from Aspergillus flavus chromosome 5, complete sequence, encodes the following:
- a CDS encoding threonine dehydrogenase, whose translation is MKAARFYAARDIRIEEVETPQGSDEKALVQVEWCGICGSDINEYVQGPMSIPHTRTGPHPLTGDILPVTLGHELSGRIIQAPSTSSLSPGQAVIVDPRYYCSSCTACTSSVTNCCQSLGFLGLSGGGGGFSEKVAVPPAMLHQIPDNIDMATATLIEPLAVAWHAVRCSGVKGFKGLPILVIGGGPVGVATVFVLRAWGADQIYVSETARRRREFLQDLVQATFDPIEVNVGSECRSLSNGSGIGLVFDCAGSQKGLEAACDSLRFHGLYVNLAVPKSAISLPAMYFMRKELTYKSFLAYDDADFKATVAAFTEGRFAGVERMITRRIALEELVEKGFKTLLQNPDEHIKIVATAGELPSRDSTL